The following coding sequences are from one Leptolyngbyaceae cyanobacterium window:
- a CDS encoding Npun_F0813 family protein translates to MFILKRQDVEITSVQHPKRDQQIPILNYQGQTFRLISVFRANQEEEAKAFWRDLTDNRGKACVLLEEPERYSVWGKIRLDQLTSDVPGDAKTVALTQACLLLLQGVYIDIEDLLGGRQAGLFEKNLTDIFQQWRFPQADSASAVRNILKVDPLNANQLPSWEEHHLITLLQELHRLGKEYFGNTSFVSRSLDTLQDLPETDQNQFMDWLNQSPLGKLWQP, encoded by the coding sequence ATGTTTATTTTGAAACGGCAGGATGTTGAAATAACTAGCGTTCAGCACCCAAAGCGGGACCAACAGATTCCCATTCTCAATTATCAGGGGCAAACGTTTCGCTTAATCAGTGTGTTCAGAGCGAACCAAGAAGAAGAAGCTAAAGCCTTCTGGCGGGATCTGACGGATAACCGAGGGAAAGCTTGTGTCTTATTAGAGGAACCAGAACGCTATAGCGTTTGGGGAAAAATCCGTTTAGACCAGCTAACGAGTGATGTTCCTGGTGACGCCAAGACAGTTGCGCTTACACAAGCCTGTCTTTTGCTGCTCCAAGGAGTTTATATAGACATAGAAGACCTTTTAGGAGGCAGACAAGCCGGATTGTTTGAAAAAAATCTTACCGATATCTTTCAACAATGGCGCTTTCCCCAAGCAGACTCGGCATCAGCTGTTCGCAACATACTTAAAGTTGACCCACTTAATGCTAACCAGCTTCCTTCTTGGGAAGAACACCATCTAATTACTTTATTGCAAGAACTTCATCGTCTTGGTAAAGAGTATTTTGGCAATACTAGCTTTGTGAGTCGCTCCCTTGACACCTTACAAGATCTACCGGAAACTGACCAAAATCAGTTTATGGATTGGTTGAATCAATCTCCACTTGGAAAGTTGTGGCAACCATAA
- a CDS encoding class I SAM-dependent methyltransferase — translation MPDLNWNIDTWNSTYDWSQYGEEWSYEWGSSISQWFSSIYPRIHNFLGSDKMVVEIAPGFGRWTKFLLSYCQDYRGFDISEQCIKFCQENFSQVKYAQFYLNDGTSLKPIPDNHCDFVFSFDSLVHVEIDIISKYIEEILRIINSNGVAFIHHSNWKETEKDYQNTHNRGKSVSAQEVRSIIEKSGGQVIIQEKINWGSSECIDCLTLFRKNLSPDLGNTIVLENPHFMEEAKLIRSFHEPYNRVQQSR, via the coding sequence ATGCCTGACTTGAATTGGAACATTGACACTTGGAATTCAACCTATGATTGGTCGCAATATGGTGAAGAGTGGAGTTATGAATGGGGAAGCAGTATTTCTCAATGGTTCAGTTCAATTTATCCAAGAATTCATAATTTTCTTGGCTCTGATAAAATGGTGGTTGAAATTGCCCCGGGATTTGGCCGCTGGACTAAATTTCTACTTTCTTACTGCCAAGATTATCGCGGTTTTGATATTTCAGAACAATGTATTAAATTCTGTCAAGAAAATTTTAGTCAAGTTAAGTATGCTCAGTTTTACTTAAATGACGGAACTTCTCTCAAACCCATCCCAGACAATCACTGTGATTTCGTATTTTCTTTTGATTCTTTGGTTCACGTCGAAATAGATATTATCTCTAAATATATTGAAGAAATTCTGAGAATTATTAATTCCAACGGTGTAGCTTTTATCCATCATTCTAATTGGAAAGAAACCGAAAAAGATTATCAAAACACCCATAATCGAGGTAAAAGCGTTTCTGCACAGGAAGTTAGAAGTATTATTGAAAAATCTGGTGGTCAAGTCATAATCCAAGAAAAAATTAACTGGGGTTCATCGGAATGTATAGACTGCTTGACTCTATTTAGAAAAAATTTATCTCCCGACTTAGGCAACACTATCGTACTTGAGAATCCACATTTTATGGAAGAGGCAAAATTAATTCGTAGTTTTCACGAACCTTATAACCGAGTACAACAATCTCGCTGA